Proteins found in one Magnetospirillum sp. WYHS-4 genomic segment:
- a CDS encoding SDR family oxidoreductase produces the protein DLDPEAAAATAARLGGIGLGCDVTDPAAVQGAFDAVSAAFGGIDILVSNAGAAWQGRIGEVDEALLRKSFELNFWSHQTVSRLAVAVMTAQGLGGCLLYNTSKQALNPGRNFGPYGLPKAATLFLMKQYALDHGGDGIRANAVNADRIRSGLLTPEMIAARSKARGVSEKDYMGGNLLGLEVTADDVAQAFVHLALARKTTAATVTVDGGNIEASLR, from the coding sequence CGACCTGGACCCCGAGGCGGCGGCGGCCACGGCGGCGCGACTGGGGGGCATCGGGCTGGGCTGCGACGTGACCGACCCGGCGGCCGTCCAGGGCGCCTTCGATGCCGTTTCCGCGGCCTTCGGCGGCATCGACATCCTGGTTTCCAACGCCGGGGCGGCCTGGCAGGGCCGCATCGGGGAGGTGGACGAGGCCCTGCTGCGCAAGAGCTTCGAGTTGAACTTCTGGTCCCACCAGACCGTGTCCCGCCTGGCGGTCGCGGTGATGACCGCGCAGGGGCTGGGCGGCTGCCTGCTCTACAACACCTCCAAGCAGGCGCTCAATCCCGGCAGGAACTTCGGGCCCTACGGCCTGCCCAAGGCGGCCACCCTGTTCCTGATGAAGCAGTACGCGCTGGACCATGGCGGCGACGGCATCCGCGCCAACGCGGTGAACGCGGACCGCATCCGGTCCGGCCTGCTGACGCCCGAGATGATCGCGGCCCGTTCCAAGGCCCGCGGGGTCAGCGAGAAGGATTACATGGGCGGCAACCTGCTGGGCCTGGAGGTGACGGCCGACGACGTGGCCCAGGCCTTCGTCCATCTGGCGCTCGCCCGCAAGACCACTGCCGCCACCGTCACCGTGGACGGCGGCAACATCGAGGCCTCGCTCCGCTAA